GTAcagatttatatatttttatttattttagaactTGGGACTACAACATCTATCAAACCCGAATTACAGTAATTACCTACTTTTAAAATCCGTCCATTAAAAAGCTTATTAATTAGAGATTAATCtgattgacaatattattggtGGATAGAATTTATGAAACAGAACTGTCCAAACTTTGTGTTGTTGGAATGTGTGAcaggaatgaaatttttaaagcAAAACTTGCAGAGCAGGCTGAGAGGTACAGTGATGTGATTGATGTATTAAAGAAATTAATTACTGAAGGTCTAATGCTCAATATTGAGGAGAGGAATCTCCTGGCAACCGCTTACAAACATGAAGTAACTGTACGTCGTTCCAGTCTACAAATCCTCAACAACTCTGCCAAAAATGAAGCAAACGGTAAGAGTTTTGAAGTTATTAGCGGTTTGAGGAAAAACGCTGCTAAAGAAATTCAGATGTTGTGTATAGAAGTGATAGGTCTCCTGGATAATTTCCTTTTGCCGTCCGCTGTAGATCTGGAGAACTCGGTTTTTTATCTGAGGATAAAAGGCGATCACTGGAGGTATGTAGCTGAAATTTCGAACAACTATTACAAGAAAAACGCCGTCGAACAGGCGATTGATGCCTACAAATGCGCTAGTGAAATCGCAGTTCTTGAACTGCCGTCTTGTCATCCGACAAGATTGGGTCTGGCTTTGAATTTTTCGGTTTTTCTGTATGAAATTTTGAACTCTCCGCACCGAGCTTGTCGTATGTGCAGTGCTGCTTATCATGAAGCTATTCAAGAAATCAACAATCTAACTGACTGGTTGTACAAAGACGCAACACTCATTCTGCAGCTTATGAATGATAATCTGATGCTATGGCTAGCCGATGTAATTGTAAAAGAACCTAaagaaaatacttgaaataaaagctaaaatgaatttaaaaaaaattcttctTTAATTTGTCCTTTTTGGTCAATAATCTCAGTTTTGATCAAAAAGTTAAGTACAGCTAGAAAAGTAtcagatttttactgtttgaaaacatgtgctaaattaataataataatttctctggatgttggacctCACAATCAGCGgagtttatttataaactagctggcccggcgaacttcgtaccgccaaatagttaatgcatttCATGACAAACTTAAGCTGGATGCaaacctgaggaggcgcgatgcggcattttgcatccacttgcttcttgcttattggttttgAATAGCAGatgctattattcatattattccaattattaattttaatggattttatttataattatccaactgcaaaataaataatttactaaaaatcaattaatcttAAACTCCGAAGACAtcacaattattttaattattagacCAATTATATTGGTCGTGAACATAACGAActcaactaaaaaaaataatcaaattcggTGTACACATAAAAGagttattgaacgtcaaaatttgaggctcgatttttatttatatagatttataaaaatatgtaaTCTTTTTGAAtctacagagtgtcccacgaaaggtgtaacagccgaagaccatataTTCGATattaaatttgcaacaaaaaatgtccagtaacattttcttaTATCAACCtcagtttccgagatatatatttttcgatatttttgaaaaaaggttgataactagaaaactatcagtcaaaatctgaTTCCAAGGACATGgttagaaagagaaagaaattttcaataatatttatataattgtttcctttgtttgacgtttttgaactttttatgagcgttaaAAGCTGAAAAAGTACATTTGTTGAGTTGGAAAAAGTtaaaaaaagtgaaataaaggaacaaattatatgaatcttattgtaAATCTCTTCCTTTCTCCAGCCATATATttggaattagattttgactgatagttttctagttattgacgtttttcaaaaatatcgaaaaatcaatatatctcgaaaactaaggtcgatataagaaaattctactagacattttttgttgaaaatttaatgtaGAATACATGGTCTTTgactgttacacctttcgtggaaAACTCTGTATATTCAAAAAGATTACATATTTTTATAaacctatataaataaaaaaacgagcctcaaattttgacgttcaataacttttttatgtgtacaccgaatttgatgattttttttagttgtgttcgttatgttcacgaccaggtttatggcctatcaaatttataatccgacttatTCAGGACTCtatcctacggtccttcaaagttaacatgtaatccttatgagagaagatttgtgagcaggccacacacagaaataaaaatcagctgttataatcattgcgtcatccaacagcatATCAGCATCCAACAGTCtttggctgttacacctttcgtgggacaccctgtataaataaactcctctggatgtgtcgtccaaaatacagataaattattattgtttgcaATATTACTATAAATAACAACATTGCTTTCATTCAAACAACGCTGCCAAAATTAATCTtactatatgaataaattatatgtcACGTCCTAATGAAACCGTAAACAGtgtacttgaaaaaaaaattcattcccataaaataaattgaatttccaaTACAATAAGAAATAGTCTATAAAACACAGGCAATAATATACTCAGAACACATAAGATTTTTCATGTTTAATTAGATTTTTAAACAAAATAGCTTATtatttacatattatttatattttaatacatAAAATGCAATTGATCTGAAATTTACATTCATGATTCAACTTGACAAGTAGATGGAAGTTGCATTATGTCATATGACTTGCACACcccattttcaattattttaaggtctaaaattattttaaggTTCTACTATTTACTTGAAGTGTTAAATAACATTATGTTATGAGTGTTAAAATAACAGTGTTTGTTGAATAACATTATGTTATGAGTTTAAAATAAAAGTGTTTGTTAAATAACATAGAATTAGATATTTGTGTAATATGCAAGCTATTTACAGTATGACATCAGACCATGAGTTGTATTAACTATGTTGGTTGATATTTATAACTGAAAATAGGCCTGCAACCGAATCTTCTCGTTTGCTattgtaaaaaatcaatttattattttgattctcATCATTGGGATCAATAAAGACAAAATTTCCCAGCCTTTGAATTGATGCATTATCAACATAGAAGTCGAAACCTGATAAATCATGGGCTATTTTCCAATACTGTTTGTCAGTGAGGGATGCCTGACCCCGAGGGCCTTTGAATAAAAAGTGTTTGGTACTGTTTGTTTCTAGAATTGTATCTACACCGTGGGCATTCAGTTCGTCTATAATTTTATACATTTCGCGATATTTTATTAACGTTAGTTCTACACGGTTGGAATTTGGTTCCTTTATAATTTGATACATTTCAAGATAATCGACGTTATTTAGTAGATTATTTATTGCCTCATTGAGGAAGAAACAGTTGAGATCAACATCACTTGAAATGTTGCGTTCTTGAATGAATTTAGCATAATCAAAGTTGCTACCATAACGTTGTTTTTCTGAATCCAAAGATGTTTGGTAACCAAGTATTTCAGAATCAAATATCTTTTTCAACTTGTAGCAAAGGAAATGAGCATTTTTCAAAAGCTCAACTGCCGTAAGttcgtaataataattatcagtgTTTTGGTTAATAACGTAATAAATTCTGTTCATGAATAAATCTGAAGTGTCTTCTACTCCACAATATTCAATGACGTCATGAGCCAGCAAAAGAAGCTCTCTTGCAGTATCGGGATTGGATTTTAATAAGTTTTCAATGGTATCGTGGGTCCAAGGTCCAAATTCAACTTTAGGTCTTGCTTCTTCAACTGACTGTTCAAACTTAGACCAGAGGAATTTGTAGGCCTCTGACAAGTCTTGATAACCTTCTTGTAGAGTGAttgattgttttgaaattcGTAATGTAGTATCCACCATTTTATAGACAGCAGTATCCAAATGCGACAATTGAACATCAGATAACATTGATTTTATGCTGTATTTCACAATACTGAGCAATCTGTTGAGGTTTGCTTCACTAACACTGTTTTCACTCACTTCTTTCAAAGGACTAAATGGAATTCCTCTTGTGGAAAAATAGAATCCATTCTTCGAATCAATCAAAGAAGCTATCTTACTAATTAGCCTTTTAGCAGCTTCAATTgataatgattcattgaaaaagaaaaggaaAGTATGTATGAACTTTTGTGTATCAGTGACGTCTAGATTACCTTGTCTGATTTTGTTAATGGAGCTTGATGGTACGCTGACCATTCCTACACTTGGAATAATACAGGTAGCCGTAGGCATGCAGCCGTAAATTGAAGTTTGTGGGTACACGGCGAAAGGGTTTTTTGTAATGTAGGTTTCTGCCGATCCCAATGATCCTCCTGTTCTTGTTAAGGCCAGCGCTGCTAGAGTGATTCCTGAGGCAATGATGTCCCTCAGCAAACTGGTTGGACCACTCATTCTGCTTGATTTGCATGCAGGCGATTCGCCAAACTCTATGCTAAAATTCCTTAATGAGTACTCGCCATCTTTTGGAAAACACATATCACATTTGGGTAAACAATTGTCCTTCAAATAATCCGCCCAACTATTGTATGTCCGGCAATTCAAATCAACAAACAAACATCCACTTGAAATATGATAGTTTGGCGAGCGTAGTTTGAACAAAACCTGAATATCGATTACATTGCTGTCTTTATAACGCAAATGTACAAAAGTGTATCCCAGGTAGGTTTTGCTAGTAAAGTTATtcctttcatttaaaaaattaatatggcTCACAAGTTTGTTGACAACTTCAACATTTTCAGAAGTAAGTTCGTTGTAAGGTGGTGGTCCAAACAGAGCAAATGCAACTTTTCCTCGAAGATAAGTTGTGGGAAAAGTGTCGAACTGCCTGTCTCCAAATATTTCGGATATGCTTCTCTGATATTTTTCTGCTCTATCTCTCAAAGTTGTTTCACATCGCAATTCTTTCCGTACTTTCTGTAAACATAGGAGGGTGTCACGgtgatattgaaaaaaatatattgtatagCCTACTTACTTTGCTATGTATTTGGACATTCAGTAAATGTATACATAatctttaaaatagaaataatagatttttattttaaagtttaaGTGTAATATGTTTAGTAATTAATTGTTCGACTTCAGGGTCGACATTTCTGAAGTTTAAACTAATTAAGGACtttcaatttgtaatttaaaCCTTTCAGATTATCATTCTTCAAGTTAAAATATCTTGAACTTTGaatgtttgtgttttatttagaagttaacaattttattttcaaccgTATTACCTATTTAATAAAGAATTGGGAGAGGAACATTTTTGGGATTAGCCTGGTCTGTCTCTCTCAATCATCTCCATTATTTGACGGTTCTTGAATAAAAATTCTTcaagtaaacaaataatgcagTAAATAGTATACAATTTTCCGCCTAACAATCTACATACTTGAATTAGAAAGTAAAATGAATTGAGAACATATAAATGGAGGTCAttttccaccttcttcttctcaataAATTTTTTCATGCTCTTACCAACTTTATAATCAATAAACACACCACTTAGTGGAGATGATTAATCAGCTTACCATCTAATCTCTCAGACTATATGAGAGACATGGTCTCAGTACTCCCGTTAAATGGGTGACCGCTAGTTTTGAAGTGTTATCAGTTATGCGCTACTAAATAATTTCTCAGTTAACTAAAACTGTGGATCTTTTCCATCCCCAACATAGAAGCCAAGTAGGCtacttatgtgggcatcatccttgCATAAAATTTTTTTTGACATGATTTTAAAATTAGTATAATATGCAGTAACGTTTATTTGATACATTGTGgaatttaatttatattctcTGTGTATAATCACATATCTTTATAACATTTGAAATACCAACCGTTCGAGTTCGACCCGTAGACATGATTTCTATGAATGGCTCTCAAAATCGAATTCCAGCGTTTCAAACcctaaaaaaattataagttttaattaatttgactATGCAACATACACAGAATCAAAGATAATGGGAAGTGCAAttgaattcattaaaaaattcacTTTTAGAATCAAGAATATTTTGCTGtcataaacaaaataattgcaTTGACAAAAGTCACTTCATCTGGATACAATCAATAACATTGGACTGCACTAAGCCTACAAGAAGGATGATATGCCTTGACAACGTTGCGATTAGCCTTCAACTGCAGCACAAATGTGACTGAGCCACATGGGGATGACTATTCTACTTGAATGTCTTCCTGCTTCCTCCCAGCATCAACCGAGGCACAAGTCTCTCTACGTGGCAAACAGACAATACTTGTTTGATGAAGACCTGTGCATAAATTGGCCCTTGAACACTTCAAAGGTGTCTTGGCCACTACATCCTGGAATGAGGTTTTTCTACAAAAGTTTATTTGCAggtttttctttattatttccttggaaaattatattttttcttttctgaaattttcaagCCGTACTACCACTAGGTGCTAAGGAGGAGACCTAGAGTGGTACACTGATGATCTGGCCAGACTTAAGGATGGGTCATGCTCACCCTCTAGAACAGATGTGTGTGGTAATGCTGACAGCTCTGCTAgatatggaaatttcatataa
Above is a window of Nilaparvata lugens isolate BPH chromosome 4, ASM1435652v1, whole genome shotgun sequence DNA encoding:
- the LOC111048750 gene encoding 14-3-3 protein epsilon, with product MLNIEERNLLATAYKHEVTVRRSSLQILNNSAKNEANGKSFEVISGLRKNAAKEIQMLCIEVIGLLDNFLLPSAVDLENSVFYLRIKGDHWRYVAEISNNYYKKNAVEQAIDAYKCASEIAVLELPSCHPTRLGLALNFSVFLYEILNSPHRACRMCSAAYHEAIQEINNLTDWLYKDATLILQLMNDNLMLWLADVIVKEPKENT
- the LOC111048754 gene encoding uncharacterized protein LOC111048754 → MSTGRTRTKVRKELRCETTLRDRAEKYQRSISEIFGDRQFDTFPTTYLRGKVAFALFGPPPYNELTSENVEVVNKLVSHINFLNERNNFTSKTYLGYTFVHLRYKDSNVIDIQVLFKLRSPNYHISSGCLFVDLNCRTYNSWADYLKDNCLPKCDMCFPKDGEYSLRNFSIEFGESPACKSSRMSGPTSLLRDIIASGITLAALALTRTGGSLGSAETYITKNPFAVYPQTSIYGCMPTATCIIPSVGMVSVPSSSINKIRQGNLDVTDTQKFIHTFLFFFNESLSIEAAKRLISKIASLIDSKNGFYFSTRGIPFSPLKEVSENSVSEANLNRLLSIVKYSIKSMLSDVQLSHLDTAVYKMVDTTLRISKQSITLQEGYQDLSEAYKFLWSKFEQSVEEARPKVEFGPWTHDTIENLLKSNPDTARELLLLAHDVIEYCGVEDTSDLFMNRIYYVINQNTDNYYYELTAVELLKNAHFLCYKLKKIFDSEILGYQTSLDSEKQRYGSNFDYAKFIQERNISSDVDLNCFFLNEAINNLLNNVDYLEMYQIIKEPNSNRVELTLIKYREMYKIIDELNAHGVDTILETNSTKHFLFKGPRGQASLTDKQYWKIAHDLSGFDFYVDNASIQRLGNFVFIDPNDENQNNKLIFYNSKREDSVAGLFSVININQHS